A part of Gramella sp. MAR_2010_147 genomic DNA contains:
- the tsaE gene encoding tRNA (adenosine(37)-N6)-threonylcarbamoyltransferase complex ATPase subunit type 1 TsaE has protein sequence MELTYRLQELDVAVNYILSNTKSRTLLFYGEMGAGKTTLIKEIVKALGVQDTVSSPTFSLVNHYESEKGPVFHFDFYRIEKDTEALDMGLEDYLDSGEWNLIEWPEKIENLLGDNTQKLLIQVESENTRKLKFC, from the coding sequence ATGGAGTTAACCTATAGACTTCAAGAACTGGATGTAGCCGTAAATTACATACTTAGTAATACAAAGAGCAGAACCTTGCTTTTTTACGGTGAGATGGGTGCTGGTAAAACCACGCTCATTAAGGAGATAGTAAAAGCACTTGGCGTGCAGGACACTGTCTCTAGTCCTACGTTTTCACTAGTTAACCATTACGAATCAGAAAAGGGACCAGTGTTTCATTTCGATTTTTACAGGATCGAAAAGGATACTGAAGCATTAGATATGGGTTTAGAAGATTACCTGGATTCGGGTGAATGGAATTTAATAGAATGGCCTGAAAAAATTGAAAATTTACTAGGGGATAACACCCAAAAATTGCTAATTCAGGTAGAATCGGAAAACACTCGAAAGTTAAAGTTTTGTTAA